GGGAACCTGCCTGCGCTTAAAGCGGCGGTGCGCCAAGGCGCCGATGCCGTCTATGTCGGCTTTCGCGATGACACCAATGCCCGGCATTTCGCGGGGCTGAACATGGACGACAAACAGTTCGACGCCGCCGTCGCCCACATTCGCCAGCATCAACGCAAACTCTACGTCGCGGTCAACACGTACCCGCAACCCAAAGGCTGGGAGCGCTGGCAGCGGGCGGTGGATCGTGCGGCCGATTTCGGCGTGGATGCGCTGATCGCCGCCGACCCCGGAGTGCTCAACTACGCCAGTCAGCGTCACCCGCAGCTGGCGTTGCACCTGTCGGTCCAGGGCTCGGCGACCCATGCCGCGGCGCTGGAGTTCTATGCGCAGCGCTACGGCATTCGTCGGGCGGTGCTGCCGCGAGTGTTGTCGTTGGCGCAAGTACGCCAGGTCGCCGCCAGCAGCCCGGTGCCCATCGAAGTGTTTGGTTTCGGCAGCTTGTGCATCATGGCCGAAGGGCGCTGCCATCTGTCTTCCTACATTACCGGCGAGTCGCCGAACCTGTGCGGTGTCTGTTCGCCAGCCAAGGCCGTGCGCTGGAGTGAAGACGCCGAAGGCCTGAGCGCGCGGCTCAGCGAGGTGCTGATCGATCGCTACACCCCAGACGAATCGGCCGGTTACCCGACCTTGTGCAAAGGCCGCTTCCTGGTCGGCGGCAAACGCTTTCATGCATTGGAAGAACCCACCAGCCTCGACACCCTGGACTTGCTGCCGGAACTGACGGCCATTGGCGTCGAAGCGGTGAAAATCGAGGGCCGGCAACGCAGTCCGGCCTATGTCGAACAAGTCACCCGTGTCTGGCGCGCGGCACTGGATGCCCATCGCGGCGCGCCGGGCAGTTTTCGGGTCAAGGAAGAATGGCGTCAGGTGCTGGCCGGTTTGTCCGAAGGCAGCCAGACCACCCTGGGTGCTTATCATCGATCATGGCAATGAGGGGCTCGACATGAAACTCAGCCTGGGACCGGTCCTGTTTTATTGGGACAAAGAGCAACTTAGCCACTTTTACGCCGAGATGTCGGCCTTGCCTCTGGATGTGATTTACCTGGGGGAAACCGTGTGCTCGAAACGCCGGGCCTTTTCACTGGATCAATGGCTGGGATTGGGGCGCGAGTTGCAGGAATGCAGCCAGGCGCAGTTGGTGCTTTCCAGCCTGACGCTGATTGAAGCGGCGTCTGAACTCTCCAGCCTGCGCCGGCTGTGCGACAACGGCCAATTGTTGGTGGAAGCCAACGACATGGGCGCGGTGCAGTTCCTGGCCGAGCGCAAGTTGCCGTTCGTGGGTGGCCCGGCCCTCAATCTGTACAACGGTCATGCACTGGCGCAACTGCTCGACAGCGGCATGACCCGCTGGGTGCCGCCCGTGGAGTGTTCAGCGGCGCTGATTGGTGATGTGATCGGGCAGGTGCGCGAACTGGGCCGTGCAGTGCCTGAAGTTGAAATCTTCGCCTATGGTCATTTGCCGTTGGCCTATTCCGCCCGCTGCTTCACCGCTCGGGCGGAAAACCGGCCCAAGGATGACTGCCAATTTTGCTGTATCAACTACCCCGACGGCCTGGCGCTGACCAGTCAGGAAGGGCAGGCGCTATTCACCCTCAACGGTATTCAAACGATGTCGGCCGAGGTGACCAATCTATTGGCCGATTACTCCGGGCTGCTGGCCTGCGGTGCCGATCTGTTGCGCTTGAGTCCTCGCGCTCAGGGCATGGCCGAGGTGATCGCCGCCTATCAACGGGTTCGTCTGGGCGAGACACCGCCGTTGTTCGTTGAAGGGTGCAATGGTTATTGGCATGGCCAGGCCGGCATGCTGCGTGTCGAGGAGGTCGGCCTGTGTTGAATCGAAAAAAATGGCTGTTGAAAGGTGCCGACCGGGTGTTGCCGCTGGTGCGTCGAGTGCCCTTTGCGGTGCAGCGCCTGGCGTTGCAGCAGGCGCTCAATCGCTGCCTCGCCGATCCATTGCGCGATGGTGAATTTGAAGTATTGCGCGGGCGCTGGCTGTGTCTGCGGATACCGGATCTGGGTTTGTCGTGGTTCCTGACGTTGACCCGTGAAGGGTTGCGAATTGCTGAACGCGCCAACGCACATGTGACCATCAGCGGTAACTGGCGCGAGTTTTTATTGCTGGCGAGCCGTCAGGAAGATCCGGATACGCTGTTCTTTCGCAGGCGTTTGGTGATTGAGGGGGATACGGAGTTGGGGTTGGCGTTGAAGAATCTGATCGACAGTCTGGATCCTGATGTGTTGCCTGTTTGGTTGTGGCGCAATCTGGAGCGGGCGGGGAAGGGGTTGGCGGCCTGATAGTCGACCTGTTTTTCGGTCGGGGTACATATCCATTTCTGCGGTAACGGCGGCTTAGGGTTCCGCCCTTACGGGACTGTCAGAAATTTTGTGTTCGGGCATAACATGTTGAAAAGGAGCATGTATGCCGACCAAAAAGAAACCGGCCTCGGAGGCCAAAACCCAGCTTCCTTCGATTCCGAAGGAGCTGATCGATCAGTTCGTTAAAGGCCCAATGAGCGCCGAGGCGATTCAGGACGCATCCATGGCGTTCAAAAAGGCGCTTATCGAGCGAGCCCTTGGCGCGGAGCTGGGTCACCACCTTGGCTACCCTCAGGGCGCGGAGCGCCCTGAGGAGTCGAGTAACCAGCGCAACGGCAAAAGCAGCAAGACCGTGCTGACCGATGATGGCCCGCTGCGTCTGGACATTCCTCGGGATCGCGATGGCAGCTTCGCGCCAATGCTGATCCCCAAGCATGAGCGTCGGTTCACGGGCTTCGACGACAAAATCATTGCCATGTACGCCCGTGGCATGACCGTCCGAGAGATCCGGGCATTCCTTTCGGAGCAGTACGGGACCGATGTTTCCCATGATTTCATCAGCTCGGTCACTGACGCAGTGTTGGAGGAAGTGACTGCCTGGCAACAACGCCCGCTTGAGCCGATGTATCCGGTGATTTTCTTCGATGCGCTGCGGGTCAAAATCCGTGAGGAAGGACTGGTTCGCAACAAGGCCATCTACCTGGCTCTGGGCGTGCTGCCGGACGGCACCCGAGACATTTTGGGCATCTGGATTGAGACCACTGAGGGGGCCAAGTTCTGGATGAAGGTCTTCAACGACCTCAAGACCCGTGGCGTTGAGGATGTATTGATCGCGGTAACTGACGGCCTTAAAGGCATGCCAGAAGCCTTGAGTGCGGTGTTTCCGACGACGACCTTGCAGACCTGCATCGTGCACCTGATCCGTAACAGTCTTGATTACGCCTCCTGGGACAAGCGCCGCGAGTTGGCCAAAGCCCTCAAGCCGGTTTATCAGGCGCTTAACGTTGAAGCTGCCGAGCAAGCTCTGGACGCATTTGAAACGGGGCCTTGGGGCAAACAATACCCAACAGTCGTAGCCGCTTGGAGACGTGCCTGGGATCGAGTCATCCCGTTTTTTGTCTTCCCGCCTGCCATCCGAAAAGTGATCTACACCACTAACGCCATCGAGAGCATCAATGCTCAGTTGCGCAAGATCATCAAGACAAGAGGCCACTTCCCGACTGATGATGCAGCGACGAAGCTGATCTGGCTGGCACTGCAAAACATCACGGCCAATTGGGGCAGCGCAGCGCACGACTGGAAGAGCGCAATGAATCAGTTTGCGATTCTTTATGGCGATCGATTTACCAGGTCAAACTGGTGAAATGAGGGCTTGCCTTATGGCAGGCCGTTACCGGCCCGCACACAAAAAATCTGACACTCCCGCCCTTACGGCGGGTTACTTTGAAAAGCGCAAAGTAACCAAACGCTTTCGCCCCTGACGTACGGCCCTTCGCCTAGGCTCAGGGTACCCTCGCTCCGGTCCTGCTCCGTGGGCCCGCCGCCATCGGCCATCCATGGCCGGGGGCGGCTACCGCGGCATCCTTGCCGCGGTGCCCACTGCGCAGAACCTGCGCTCGGCCTTCCGACGGGGCAGATCAAGATCTAAAGCCAAAGCAAAGCAAAGCAAAGCAACAGGAGCTGTTCCCACACTGATCGTTCCCACGCTCCGCGTGGGAATGCCGCCGGGGACGCTCCGCGTCCCGCTCGCGACGCAAGACTTGAGTCCTGCGCACTGGTGACGCGGAACGTCACGGGATGCATTCCCACGCGGAGCGTGGGAACGATCAACACGCGCAGGCGTTGAGGAAGCAGGCCGGCCGGTAGGCCGCCTCGCGGTGCTTTTGCGGTACTCGCCCCCTCGAGAGGCCGAGTGGAGGTTCTGCGTAGTGGGCAACCCGGCATGGATGCCGGGTTAGCCGCCCCCGGCCATGGATGGCCGATGGCGGCGGGCCCACGGAGTAGGACCGGAGCGAGGGCATGGCGAGCCTGGGCGAGCCACCGAACGAAAGGGGCCAAAGCGCTTTGGTTACTTTCGCGCTTTTCGAAAGTGACTCGCTGTAAAAGCGAAACCAATAGTGGCCGTTACCGCAGAAATGGATATGTACCCCGACCAAAATTATAGGTCGGCGATCAGTCCGTCATCGCGGGCAAGCCCGCTCCCACAGGTTTTTTTGTTGTTCTTCAGGCCATCGTTTCCTGCCGGCTTTCATGCTGGCGAGCATCACTGGCAATCAACTGCTTGATCCCTTCAAACAACTCATCCCCCTGAGCCTCCGTGCAGTCCTCGCCATAGCGTTTACGCAACCCATAGTGGCTGAGAATCAAGTGCACATCAGCATGCAGCCCATGTTGCTTGAGGCAGTTTTCAACGCATTGCAACGGGCAGCCATCCAGCGCAAAGATCCGCCGCCCCGAGCGCGCTTTGTTGACCAGCGCCGCCACATGCCCGCCAACACCGACGATGCAGGACATTTCAGCCAGGCCGCTGCGGTCCAGTCGCACGGCCAGGGTGTTGGCCAGTTGGGCGACATTGGAGCAACCTGAGCAGGAGTAAACCAAAGGCAGGGGTGAACGGGGCATTTGCACTCTCCGTAGATGGACGCTGCCAGTGTGCAAGGTGCGTGGCATCGCGCCTTGATGACGGTCAATTCCGACTATTGGAACGCCGCCAACTCCTCTTCAGCGAGAATGCTGATATGGCGACGCTCCATGGCGATCAGGCCGCATTCCACCAGACGATGCAAAATCCGCGAGAAGGTTTCCGGCTGAATCCCCAGCTTCGACGCCACCAGACGTTTGGACACCTGCAAGACAATCTGGCCGGTCACCGGGTGGCGTTCCTGGAACAGAAAGTTGATGACTCGGCGACTCGCACTGGCCATGGTCAAGGTATCGATGTCGCGCAGACGCAGGTGCAAGTGAACGCTCATGCTCGCCAGGATCGCCAGACAGACTTTCGGCTGGTCTTCCAGGGCATTGCGGTAATGGTTGCCGTCGATACTCACCAGCACGCTGTCCTTCAGCGCGGTGGCGCTCACCGGGTAGAGCCGGGCCTGGCTGAACAGCAAGGCTTCGGCAAAGGTCTGGCCGGGCTGAATGATCTCTACCAGGTTTTCCTGGCCTTCGCCGGTGAGCCGGTACAACTTGACCTGGCCGCTGACCAGCAGGAAAAAACGCCTGGCCGGATCCCCTTGGTGCATGAGGGTGCTGTGACAGGCCAGACGCTTCAGCATCGCCAGCCCGCAGACTTCCTCGAAGACTTTCTCCGGCAGTTGGCTGAACAGATGATGACGGCGCAACGTTAAAACGATGGAAGGGTGGGTCAGCATGGCGTACCTCCGCTGACCGTCATAGTAGAGAGCGCAGGCCAATTGACCTATGCCTCTGCAGGCCTACCTCCAAGGAGGGATGCCGGTCAGCCTGCACTGCGCAGATGCTCCATGGCCCACACCGCCGCCTCCACCCGCGAGCGCAAGCCGAGTTTGTGCAGCAGGTTTTTCACGTGGACCTTGACCGTCCCTTCGGTGATGCCCAGCTTGTGCCCGATGACCTTGTTGCTGAAGCCGCTGGCGATGGTTTTCAACACCTGACGTTCGCGCTCGGTCAGTTCCACCACCGCCTGACGTGCAGGTGCCCGCAGTGCCTGTGCCATGACTTGGGTCAGGCCCGGGCTGATCACCAGGACGCCGTTCAAGGCATCGCGGATGTACTGAATCAACAGTTCGGGCTCCATGTCCTTGAGCAGATAACCGTCGGCGTCCAGACGCAGGGCATCGCGAATATCGTCTTCGGCGTCCGACACGGTGAACAGCAGCACTTTGCCGGTGTAGTGCATCGCCCGCAATCGGCGCAGGGTTTCGATGCCATTCATTTGCGGCATGTTGTTATCGAGCAGGACCAGATCCGGTTGAAGCGGCTCGATCAGACTGAGTGCTTCTTCACCCTGGCTGGCTTCGCCGACGATCAGGAAATCATCTTCGAGTTCGAGCATCTGGCGAATGCCGTGACGCATCATCGGGTGGTCGTCTACCAGCAGGATTCTGTGTTGTGGGGACGGGTTCATGTAGTGCTGCCTTCTGTTTGCTGCCCGAGAAATTCCGGGTGGAATTCCAGTTGGACACGGGTGCCTTGGGGTTCCCTGGAAAGTATCTGCAGCTGGCCGTGCAAGCTGCGAGCCCGCTCATCCATGATGTTCAGGCCGTGGTGTTCGCGTTGGTCGACGTTACCGCTGAAGCCGCGACCGTCGTCTTCGATCGACAATCTGACTGTCTCGCCGTCCTGGCGCAGTTGAAGCCAGGCGTTTTGCGCATGGGCGTGGCGCAGGCAGTTGGAGAGCGCCTCGCGGGTGATCTGCAAAATGTGGATCTGTTCGCTGGCCGATAGCTGAAAGGCCAGCGTGTCGACGTGCAGATGCACCTGAAACTCTCCCCGACGGGAGAACTCCTCGGCGGTGTCCTTGAGTTCCTGAACCAGTCCCGCGTCGTGGATCTGCAAGCGAAAAGTCGTCAGCAACTCGCGTAACTGGCGATAGGCATTGTTCAGTCCCTCACGCAATTCGCTGGTGACAGTTTCCAGGGTCTGGGTCGGTTCGCCCCGGCGCATCAGGGTCTGCATGCGGCTGACTTGCAGCTTCATGTAGGACAGGGCCTGGGCCAGAGAATCGTGCAGCTCGCGGGCGATGATCGTGCGTTCTTCGAGCAGTAGCAGGCGATGATCCTGTTCCCGTTGGCGCTTGAGCGAGAGCGAGGTGCCGATCAGGTTGGCCAGGGCCTGGATCAGTTGGGTTTCCCAGGCTTGCATGGGATGCCCGTCGACAAAGTGCGCCTTCAGCTCACCCAGTTCGCTGCCCTGATTGCTGATGCTGAAGGTTTGCGGATTGGCTTTGTGGTGCTTCTGGCAAGTGGCGCAGTCGCTACTGGCGCAGACTTCGCGGATGTTCGCGCCATGCAGAGAGAGCAACTGCTGGGCCGGTGCCTGCAGTTGGCCTTGCAGGCACAGCGACAGGCGCAAGCCGGGCAGGCGTTGCTGGAAGCGTCGAATCAGTTCATCCAAACCTTCGGCATTGGCCAGGCGCGTGGCCAGGCTTCGGCTGCTTTGATACAGAAGCTCCAGGGCGGCATTGGCTTGTTGCAGGTTCAGGGTTTTCTGCCGGACCTGACTTTCCAGGGTGCGATGCGACTCTTCGATCGTTTCGGCCATGGTGTTGAAACTCGTGGCCAACTGGCCCAGTTCGTCCTCGGACTGATGGTTGACTCGTACCTTGAAGTCGCCACGACGAAAGCGCTGGGTTGCGTCCACCAACTCTTTGAGGGGCGTGACGACACCGTACTGCAACTCGTACAAACCGATCAGCAGGACAATCATGGTGGTGAACAAGGCCAGGCCCTGGATCGCCTGTTGCCAGCCTTGCTTTTGTTCGCTCTGGCGCTGCAACAGGCTGACGAACTGGTTCAGTTGTTCAACGAAGGGCAGGGCCTGGACCTGAAAGTAGGCGGCATCGCCGCGCAGCAGTGCCGGGAGTAAATCCTCGTTCCATTGTTGCTGGATGTGCCCATAGCTGACTCGCAGGGCGGCGGTTG
This genomic stretch from Pseudomonas wuhanensis harbors:
- the ubiU gene encoding ubiquinone anaerobic biosynthesis protein UbiU; this translates as MQLVCPAGNLPALKAAVRQGADAVYVGFRDDTNARHFAGLNMDDKQFDAAVAHIRQHQRKLYVAVNTYPQPKGWERWQRAVDRAADFGVDALIAADPGVLNYASQRHPQLALHLSVQGSATHAAALEFYAQRYGIRRAVLPRVLSLAQVRQVAASSPVPIEVFGFGSLCIMAEGRCHLSSYITGESPNLCGVCSPAKAVRWSEDAEGLSARLSEVLIDRYTPDESAGYPTLCKGRFLVGGKRFHALEEPTSLDTLDLLPELTAIGVEAVKIEGRQRSPAYVEQVTRVWRAALDAHRGAPGSFRVKEEWRQVLAGLSEGSQTTLGAYHRSWQ
- a CDS encoding U32 family peptidase — encoded protein: MKLSLGPVLFYWDKEQLSHFYAEMSALPLDVIYLGETVCSKRRAFSLDQWLGLGRELQECSQAQLVLSSLTLIEAASELSSLRRLCDNGQLLVEANDMGAVQFLAERKLPFVGGPALNLYNGHALAQLLDSGMTRWVPPVECSAALIGDVIGQVRELGRAVPEVEIFAYGHLPLAYSARCFTARAENRPKDDCQFCCINYPDGLALTSQEGQALFTLNGIQTMSAEVTNLLADYSGLLACGADLLRLSPRAQGMAEVIAAYQRVRLGETPPLFVEGCNGYWHGQAGMLRVEEVGLC
- the ubiT gene encoding ubiquinone anaerobic biosynthesis accessory factor UbiT; translated protein: MLNRKKWLLKGADRVLPLVRRVPFAVQRLALQQALNRCLADPLRDGEFEVLRGRWLCLRIPDLGLSWFLTLTREGLRIAERANAHVTISGNWREFLLLASRQEDPDTLFFRRRLVIEGDTELGLALKNLIDSLDPDVLPVWLWRNLERAGKGLAA
- a CDS encoding IS256 family transposase produces the protein MPTKKKPASEAKTQLPSIPKELIDQFVKGPMSAEAIQDASMAFKKALIERALGAELGHHLGYPQGAERPEESSNQRNGKSSKTVLTDDGPLRLDIPRDRDGSFAPMLIPKHERRFTGFDDKIIAMYARGMTVREIRAFLSEQYGTDVSHDFISSVTDAVLEEVTAWQQRPLEPMYPVIFFDALRVKIREEGLVRNKAIYLALGVLPDGTRDILGIWIETTEGAKFWMKVFNDLKTRGVEDVLIAVTDGLKGMPEALSAVFPTTTLQTCIVHLIRNSLDYASWDKRRELAKALKPVYQALNVEAAEQALDAFETGPWGKQYPTVVAAWRRAWDRVIPFFVFPPAIRKVIYTTNAIESINAQLRKIIKTRGHFPTDDAATKLIWLALQNITANWGSAAHDWKSAMNQFAILYGDRFTRSNW
- a CDS encoding putative zinc-binding protein, with product MPRSPLPLVYSCSGCSNVAQLANTLAVRLDRSGLAEMSCIVGVGGHVAALVNKARSGRRIFALDGCPLQCVENCLKQHGLHADVHLILSHYGLRKRYGEDCTEAQGDELFEGIKQLIASDARQHESRQETMA
- a CDS encoding Crp/Fnr family transcriptional regulator; amino-acid sequence: MLTHPSIVLTLRRHHLFSQLPEKVFEEVCGLAMLKRLACHSTLMHQGDPARRFFLLVSGQVKLYRLTGEGQENLVEIIQPGQTFAEALLFSQARLYPVSATALKDSVLVSIDGNHYRNALEDQPKVCLAILASMSVHLHLRLRDIDTLTMASASRRVINFLFQERHPVTGQIVLQVSKRLVASKLGIQPETFSRILHRLVECGLIAMERRHISILAEEELAAFQ
- the narL gene encoding two-component system response regulator NarL, with translation MNPSPQHRILLVDDHPMMRHGIRQMLELEDDFLIVGEASQGEEALSLIEPLQPDLVLLDNNMPQMNGIETLRRLRAMHYTGKVLLFTVSDAEDDIRDALRLDADGYLLKDMEPELLIQYIRDALNGVLVISPGLTQVMAQALRAPARQAVVELTERERQVLKTIASGFSNKVIGHKLGITEGTVKVHVKNLLHKLGLRSRVEAAVWAMEHLRSAG
- a CDS encoding HAMP domain-containing protein, with translation MMRWLRSSLPARAGLAVILIAVLALASSLSAGLIAWFSQGDAAAINTAGSVRMETYHLSWKLAAGATPSEIAAITDSLQTRLTSQSLKAVLEDGPTAALRVSYGHIQQQWNEDLLPALLRGDAAYFQVQALPFVEQLNQFVSLLQRQSEQKQGWQQAIQGLALFTTMIVLLIGLYELQYGVVTPLKELVDATQRFRRGDFKVRVNHQSEDELGQLATSFNTMAETIEESHRTLESQVRQKTLNLQQANAALELLYQSSRSLATRLANAEGLDELIRRFQQRLPGLRLSLCLQGQLQAPAQQLLSLHGANIREVCASSDCATCQKHHKANPQTFSISNQGSELGELKAHFVDGHPMQAWETQLIQALANLIGTSLSLKRQREQDHRLLLLEERTIIARELHDSLAQALSYMKLQVSRMQTLMRRGEPTQTLETVTSELREGLNNAYRQLRELLTTFRLQIHDAGLVQELKDTAEEFSRRGEFQVHLHVDTLAFQLSASEQIHILQITREALSNCLRHAHAQNAWLQLRQDGETVRLSIEDDGRGFSGNVDQREHHGLNIMDERARSLHGQLQILSREPQGTRVQLEFHPEFLGQQTEGSTT